From Xyrauchen texanus isolate HMW12.3.18 chromosome 15, RBS_HiC_50CHRs, whole genome shotgun sequence:
AACAAGAAGTGTTAACAGCAGAATTAGTCAGtgaaagcaacacacacacataccatacAGCATTGAGTCTCTATGGCAGGTGTATGTAATAGCACTAACCTGTTGGAATGCACTCCATAATCTGGTCATTGGACTCAAACTCCTCTGGGCAGACGTGGTAACATTGCCCATGAAGGACGTAGCGTCCGGTTGCACACCTCGTACACGTGTCACTGTTCTGACAGGAGTCACAGTCTGCTGGACATGCTGTAAAGCCATGTGCATACACACCACCATCAGTTGACAGAATCTCAATACCAGACAATTTAGGCTCCATTCACACAGCAGTGGAATAaggttgtcagtcctgttttagAGTGCTAAATATGGTTATATTCACACAAAAACTGTGTTATACACGATTTAAGTCAGTTTTCAGCAAAAATCTTGACTTGCATAGAACGTTCATTAGCACTTTGAGAAAAGCTTCTTTTGTTAAAATTTCGCTGAAAAATGTcctatgttttttgttgtttctcaccaaaaccttaGTATATTTTACGTTCGgaatacttggaatatgacgcacCTCGCCCGAGCTGCATGGGCtatacttttattatattttttgggtCATATTTTAAGCTTAAAAGGGGTTGACTggggtcttcatctcatgtgaatgctcattaatttataaatatggaGTAAAGACTACAGGAGTAAAcaaatttttaaaggaaaataattACTGTGCACCTTTAAAGCAAGGCATTATCCACTGACAGAGTATTTAAAAGACTGACCGAGAGACCAAACTGTTGTATAAGCAGGACATTTTGAGAGTAAGACTGTAAGTAAATGTAAGTAAAATACTGAAATGTAAGTACTGTACTGTAATTAAAAACTAGGGtagggtattgatacagattttcacATTTGTTTAGATTTTGATTCACAAGTTCTcgaatcgatatatatatatatatatatatattagagctgtcagacaCATGCGATTAATTTAAACACGTTAATTTTTAACGTTGATTAACATATTTACAGATAATATacaataaaccagcataaacacttgttggggGGTGGAAACTTTGTtgacgcacacaccacaaacacacacggcagtgattcagtgtcagtgataaagggacagagaaaggacctcttaacactattttaacatttcaattaccacagaagcacgccaAGTCTGAACTATCAGCAAAACGCAGAATGAGGCGTTTTGTCTGCAAACACTTTTCATGTAGACGTCAATGTGATGCTTGATGCTGGCACTGACGCTCAGATGTAAATCATGAAAGCAGCCTCACAaatgctgtaacaaagtggataaccacagtctgccagctgaataatattttggaggatgagagtttaagagatttaataccCATTGAAATGAATATgtaacctatgtggggactagttctaaatacactcacctaaaggattattaggaacaccatactaatactgtgtttgaccccctttcgccttcagaactgccttaattctacgtggcattgattcaacaaggtgctgaaagcattctttagaaatgttggcccatattgataggatagcatcttgcagttgatggagatttgtgggatgcacatccagggcacgaagctcccgttccaccacatcccaaagatgctctattgggttgagatctggtgactgtgggggccattttagtacagtgaactcattgtcatgttcaagaaaccaatttgaaatgattcgagctttgtgacatggtgcataatcctgctggaagtagccatcagaggatgggtacatggtggccataaagggatggacatggtcagaaacaattctcaggtaggctgtggcatttaaacgatgcccaattggcactaaggggcctaaagtgtgccaagaaaacatcccccacaccattacaccaccaccaccagcctgcacagtggtaacaaggcatgatggatccatgttctcattctgtttacgccaaattctaactctaccatctgaatgtctcaacagaaatcgagactcatcagaccaggcaacatttttccagtcttcaactgtccaattttggtgagctcttgcaaattgtagcctctttttcctatttgtagtggagatgagtggtacccggtggggtcttctgctgcatacctcggttgtaacgagtggttatttcaggcaaagttgctcttctatcagcttgaatcagtcggcccattctcctctgacctctagcatcaacaaggcattttcagcccacaggactgccgcatactggatgtttttccttttcacaccattctttgtaaaccctagaaatggttgtgcgtgaaaatcccagtaactgagcagattgtgaaatactcagaccggcccgtctggcaccaacaaccatgccacgctcaaaattgcttaaatcacctttctttcccattctgacattcagtttggagttcaggagattgtcttgaccaggaccacacccctaaatgcattgaagcaactgccatgtgattggttgattagataattgcattaatgagaaattgaacaggtgttcctaataatcctttaggtgagtgtatatacacgctcagcaacaacattacaacaacctgcctaatattgtgtgccTAAGAGGGCCAACctgtatctcagaatagcattctgaaatgctaatcttctcaccacaattgtacagagtggttatctgagtttccattgactttgtcagtttgaaccagtctggccattcactgttgtcctctctcatcaacatggcatttccgttcacatcagctgttacagaaatactcaaaccagcccgactggcaccaacaatcatgccacggtcgaaattaccgagatacattttttttcccccattctgatggttgatggcacattaattgaagctcctgacacatacctgaatgattttatgcactgcaatgctgtcacatgattggttaattagataattgcatagatgactgttggtgccagatgagctggtttgagtatttctgtaactgctgatctcctgagattttcacgcacaacagtctctagaatttactccaaatggtgctaaaaccaaaaaacatccagtgacctacagttctgtggacggaaatgccttgtcgatgagagagatcaacagacaaagtctacggtaatgtggataacagctctgtacaattgtggtgagaaaaacagcatctcagaatgctattctgagatgcaggttggtgcagttttggcggcatgaaggggactacacaatattaggcatggggttttaatgttgttgattgatgtatataaatatacagtatattatttacaaatattattaagAATCAATTAACGAGTGGAgtcatatttgttgtttttgatcaacaactgactgtaaagaacagaaagggtataaaatagacattattcaatgaaaaattaattgtatggatctcatctttggacacacattacacagaacgagtcaagccaaacttttactcttaacATGTGGTGAAAAGATCACAGagccactatactactcaatcactggtaagtgaaatctgaacatttaccagccaatgGCTAATCAAAGATATTTTTGTCCCACACGTGTGTGGTTTACTCGCATTGTAGAGAGCTGCGCATGTGAAGAATGTGATtgatcggaaaatctatatttttacccagccttaATAAATACAGTCAATACCTGTGAACATGCTGTAGCCTTAGTTTTACTAAAAGTGGAAAGAAGTcacagaaaaagacaaaacaatactGGTAGACAATTTCTGTATACTGGGCACTCACCAGGAACACACTCCTTCTTGGTGTCACTGGGTAGCAGCCCATCTGGACAGCTCTCCTGACACTTGCCCTTGTGCAAGTATGAGCCTGCTCTGCAGCGCAGGCAGAAGTTCCTGTTAAAGCACGAGTCACACTCGGACCCACACTCTGGGAGACATATTATGCATACGTTACCACATTGCATGTGTTGAGAGAAAAGTTTGCTTTACCATTCATGTCAATACCCATTGTTGTAACTAAGATATGAAGACTTTTATAGTGTAAATATTTCAAGTAGAAGCTGAACGTGTGTCTTACTTATGCAGTCGTTTCTGTCAGGGGAACGAGTACCATAGAAACCATTGGGACAGGAAGCCAGGCATACACCGATCTGTCTCATGCCGTCCCTCTCCAGGTGAATGAAAAGCTTGGGTTTGCATGTCAGGCAGCCATTGTAGACCGAGCAGGTCTGACAGCCTCCCTGGCATCCCTGGGAGCTCACCCCTGAACCCTCTGCAgtataaacataatttttgcatTAGGATCAAAGAGAGCCCGAGCATGTTGTTGATCAAAGAATGATCAAAGAATGATCAACTGAATGATCAACTGCCTCAAAGAAAATATAAAGATCTGTGGAATAAATTAATGTGGAATTAATGTATATGTCATATACATTTTTCTGGAGTGTGAAACCACTGCTGTCAGTCCAGGCCTTTCCAAGTAATTATGATAGGTACATTTCTCCTTTTCTAAACACATTTGCGATATTTTCATTATATAAAGTTTCATTATCCCATAGCTCAATTGGTAGAGCATTGCACCGACAACGTCAAGGTCATATTTAAATTCCAAGGAAAAACACATACTGAAAAAATTATTGCCTTTTACACGGTAAGTtggttttgaaaaaaatattctcacataaaaaaaaagaaaaaatgcctGAATATAGATCCCAAATCTTTTTGGTAAAAAGGAAAACATTGCTTTTTCTGCCAGTACCTTTAACATCTTaataacatcttaaaaacatACTTGGACTGGAATGGTGGGTACAACTTAATAGTTCCAGGTTTACCAAGGAAAGAACACAGCCATCAGTTAAGGTTACAACAGTGACCATAATGTAGTGTAATAATAAACACGACAGGAAACACAGTCATCTGTGGATTCTCCCGGCAGAGAAACTAATCAGCAGAGACACGTTGCATACCGGGGTTTGCACGCGAACAGCAGCACAGTAGCCTTTGTGTGCATAAGTGCACAAACAGAGTGGCCTCACTGTGACAAAGACCCAGACAGAATCAACTCGTCTCCGCTAGAGACCTCCAACCAAGAATACATGCTGATGTGGCCCACCACAAATGCATGATGAAGAGTTTTCTCAACATCTTTGTGACATATTTAGAAAACACTCTCACTCCATGGACTCCCTTAACATTAAGATTTACCCTTAAATTGTGGCATTTCTCACTGCCCTGTTGTAAGGCCTAAGAACATTTTGGACTGAGCAACTGGGTAACAGTGTAATGAATGGTTCAGACTGAAAGCATTCTTGTGCTAAAGAACGcaagacacagtgcaacaaatacatacagtgaggaaaataagtatttgaacaccctgctattttgcaagttctcccacttagaaatcatggaggggtctgaaattgtcatcgtaggtgcatgtccactgtgagagacataatctaaaaaaaaaatccagaaatcacaatgtatgattttttaactatttatttgtttgatacagctgcaaataagtatttgaacacctgagaaaatcaatgttaatatttggtacagtagcctttgtttgcaattaaacgtttcctgtagtttttcaccaggtttgcacacactgcaggagggattttggcccactcctccacacagatcttctctagatcagtcaggtttctgggctgtcgctgagaaacacggagtttgagctccctccaaagattctctattgggtttaggtctggagactggctaggccacgccagaaccttgatatgcttcttacagagccactccttggttatcctggctgtgtgcttcaggtcattgtcatgttggaagccccagcctcgacccatcttcaatgctctaactgagggaaggaggttgttccccaaaatctcgcaatacatggccccggtcatcctctccttaatacagtgcagttgccctgtcccatgtgcagaaaaacacccccaaagcatgatgctaccaccaccatgcttcacagtagggatggtgttcttgggatggtactcatcattcttcttcctccaaacacggttagtggaattatgaccaaaaggtctcatctgaccacatgactttctcccatgactcctctggatcatccaaatggtcattggcaaacttaagacgggccttgacatgtgctggtttaagcaggggaaccttccgtgccatgcatgatttcaaaccgtggcgtcttagtgtattaccaacagtaaccttggaagcggtggtcccagctcttttcaggtcattgaccagctcctcccgtgtagttctgggctgatttttcacctttcttaggatcattgag
This genomic window contains:
- the rspo3 gene encoding R-spondin-3; the protein is MQLQLISIVLILHCMEYTNCQHHASRHRQNKQGSGVSSQGCQGGCQTCSVYNGCLTCKPKLFIHLERDGMRQIGVCLASCPNGFYGTRSPDRNDCIKCGSECDSCFNRNFCLRCRAGSYLHKGKCQESCPDGLLPSDTKKECVPACPADCDSCQNSDTCTRCATGRYVLHGQCYHVCPEEFESNDQIMECIPTVHCEVSDWSEWGPCSRSGKTCGFKWGEETRTRKVVKNPTSKGSPCPPTSENRECFVKKRRCRPGKGQRRGEKKKRFNLQDKENVEARRERKRERDREETSNQEDSESRNKTEHRRRRDQCRDSGTV